One window of the Nicotiana tabacum cultivar K326 chromosome 4, ASM71507v2, whole genome shotgun sequence genome contains the following:
- the LOC107818970 gene encoding pentatricopeptide repeat-containing protein At5g66520-like yields MSVEESVPAKKRGSRALQQRLFSLLQNCKSIKQLTQIHAPIITNGFTQKNFILVRLLSPFLTSYNLKYADQVFYHVQNPSTTLWNQIIRGYARSENPQKSVELFNLMEKSTATPDGYTYSYVLNACAKGSLFREGQQLHGKILKNRSLLNVFVQTNLVNLYATTGEDYGVDNARKVFDEMNEKNVVTWNSLLFGYFRNGDVDEALRIFDEMPDKNVVSWTTVIAGSTQNGRCQQALALFRLMQSRYVEFDQVTLVAVLSACAELGALDLGKWIHSSFVESSQFRSEPVLVSLYNALIHMYASCGEIEEAYMVFQGMPRRNSVSWTTIVTGFAKQGYAHEALTIFQQMESWGGNDVRPDEITFLAVLFACSHAGYVDEGHRYFKCMKETWGVEPRIEHYGCMVDMLSRAGLFDEAVALVEAMPMKPNEAVWGALLSGCKIHKNVRLASSVAQKLAVELEPDRAAGYFVLLSNLYATDKRWRDVVVTRQKMFGIGVKKPPGQSRIEAEGTINSFLASDLNHKHACSIYEMLGLLTGQAKLQGYQPSVSEEELIV; encoded by the coding sequence ATGTCAGTTGAAGAATCAGTTCCCGCCAAAAAGAGAGGATCAAGAGCTCTCCAACAACGTCTATTCTCTCTCTTGCAGAATTGCAAATCCATTAAACAGCTAACACAAATTCACGCCCCCATCATAACTAATGGCTTTACCCAGAAAAACTTCATTCTTGTTAGACTACTTTCTCCGTTTTTAACATCTTACAATCTCAAATATGCCGATCAAGTTTTCTATCATGTCCAAAATCCAAGTACCACCCTTTGGAACCAAATCATCAGGGGTTATGCCCGTAGCGAAAACCCACAGAAATCTGTTGAGCTTTTTAATCTAATGGAAAAATCGACTGCTACGCCCGATGGTTACACATATTCCTATGTACTTAATGCTTGCGCAAAAGGGAGTTTGTTCAGGGAAGGTCAGCAGCTTCATGGGAAGATTTTAAAAAATCGGTCTTTGCTAAATGTGTTTGTTCAGACCAATTTGGTTAATCTGTATGCAACTACTGGAGAGGATTACGGCGTTGATAATGCGcgcaaggtgtttgatgaaatgaaTGAGAAAAATGTCGTGACTTGGAACTCATTGCTTTTTGGTTATTTCAGAAATGGGGATGTTGATGAGGCTCTTAGAATTTTCGATGAGATGCCAGATAAGAATGTTGTTTCCTGGACAACGGTGATTGCAGGAAGTACGCAAAACGGAAGATGTCAACAAGCACTGGCTTTGTTTCGCTTGATGCAAAGTCGCTATGTGGAATTTGATCAGGTGACTTTGGTTGCCGTTTTATCAGCGTGTGCTGAATTGGGAGCTCTGGATCTGGGGAAGTGGATTCATTCAAGTTTTGTTGAGTCCTCACAGTTTAGGAGTGAGCCAGTGCTGGTGTCATTGTACAATGCACTTATACATATGTATGCTAGTTGTGGTGAAATAGAGGAAGCTTATATGGTATTTCAGGGGATGCCGAGAAGAAACTCAGTTTCTTGGACCACTATAGTCACAGGTTTTGCAAAACAAGGGTATGCACATGAGGCTCTTACTATTTTCCAGCAGATGGAAAGCTGGGGAGGAAATGATGTTAGACCGGATGAGATAACGTTCTTGGCTGTTCTGTTTGCTTGTAGTCATGCTGGTTATGTCGATGAGGGGCATCGGTACTTTAAATGTATGAAAGAAACTTGGGGTGTGGAGCCGAGGATTGAGCACTATGGATGCATGGTTGATATGTTAAGTCGTGCCGGACTTTTTGATGAAGCCGTGGCACTTGTTGAGGCAATGCCTATGAAGCCAAATGAGGCTGTTTGGGGTGCTCTTCTTAGTGGATGCAAGATACACAAAAATGTGAGACTAGCTTCTAGCGTAGCTCAAAAGTTGGCTGTGGAGCTTGAACCTGATAGAGCTGCTGGCTACTTTGTGCTCTTGTCAAATCTATATGCAACTGATAAGAGGTGGCGAGATGTTGTCGTCACGAGACAGAAGATGTTTGGAATAGGAGTGAAAAAGCCTCCAGGTCAAAGCAGAATCGAAGCTGAGGGTACCATTAACAGTTTTCTGGCCAGTGACCTAAATCATAAGCATGCTTGTTCAATCTATGAGATGCTTGGTCTGCTCACTGGTCAAGCCAAATTGCAAGGTTACCAGCCAAGTGTTTCAGAGGAGGAACTAATAGTTTGA
- the LOC107818971 gene encoding putative pentatricopeptide repeat-containing protein At1g74400: MKRFLHKVAKHFTSATQPQIHFHRHLKPARFNLTLKSYLKSNPIKTISLFSDLLRKKISAVDSYSLLYVIKACTKKSMAIEGKQAHSLLIKLGYEPNIFLQTSLMDMYDATANVADVHQVFDEIPNKNVVCWTSLISSYVQNQKPNRAIEIFRKMQMDDVEPDQVTFTVALSACADLGALDKGEWIHDLISRKPEFSEDLCLMNALLNMYVKCGDIRKAKLLFDSVKIKDVRTWTCMIVGHALHGQAEEALRLFSALEAENKSRSSKSRGTKNQLLVPNDVMFIGVLMACSHAGMVEEGKRYFRSMIEEYGLKPRLSHFGCLVDMLCRCGLLNEAYSIILAMPIQPNAVIWRTLLGASGVHGNVELAAVARSKLGKLEVSVVGDDVALSNIYAAKGMWEEKVMLRHEMRQRRTPGCSSVGVGKLHS; encoded by the coding sequence ATGAAAAGATTCTTGCATAAGGTGGCCAAACATTTTACAAGCGCAACGCAACCCCAAATCCATTTCCATAGACATCTTAAACCAGCAAGATTCAACCTGACTCTCAAAAGCTACCTCAAATCTAATCCTATCAAGACTATATCGCTGTTCTCTGACTTGCTGAGGAAAAAGATTTCTGCAGTAGATAGCTACTCTCTGCTGTATGTCATCAAAGCGTGCACTAAGAAATCCATGGCCATTGAAGGCAAACAAGCCCATTCCCTACTCATCAAACTTGGCTACGAACCCAACATTTTTCTTCAAACATCGCTTATGGATATGTACGATGCAACTGCAAATGTCGCTGATGTTCATCAGGTGTTTGATGAAATACCCAATAAGAATGTCGTGTGCTGGACTTCGCTGATTTCCTCGTATGTGCAGAATCAGAAACCAAACAGAGCCATAGAGATATTCAGGAAAATGCAAATGGATGACGTGGAGCCTGATCAGGTAACATTCACTGTTGCATTATCGGCCTGTGCTGATCTGGGGGCATTGGATAAAGGGGAGTGGATTCATGATTTGATAAGTCGAAAGCCGGAGTTTAGTGAGGATTTATGTTTAATGAATGCTCTGTTGAACATGTATGTAAAATGTGGGGATATCAGAAAAGCTAAGTTGCTGTTTGATAGTGTTAAAATAAAGGATGTTAGGACTTGGACTTGCATGATTGTTGGGCATGCATTACACGGCCAAGCAGAGGAAGCGCTAAGGCTGTTTTCAGCATTGGAAGCAGAAAACAAGTCAAGATCAAGTAAAAGCCGAGGGACTAAGAACCAATTACTTGTTCCCAATGATGTCATGTTTATAGGGGTTTTAATGGCTTGTAGCCATGCGGGAATGGTGGAAGAGGGGAAAAGGTATTTTAGAAGTATGATTGAGGAGTATGGCTTAAAGCCTAGGCTTTCTCACTTTGGCTGCTTGGTGGATATGTTATGCCGTTGTGGGCTGCTAAACGAGGCGTATAGTATTATTTTGGCAATGCCAATTCAGCCAAATGCAGTAATATGGAGGACATTACTGGGTGCCTCTGGCGTTCATGGCAATGTAGAACTTGCTGCAGTGGCTCGGTCTAAATTAGGCAAGTTAGAGGTTAGTGTCGTTGGTGATGATGTTGCATTGTCTAATATTTATGCTGCCAAAGGCATGTGGGAGGAGAAAGTAATGCTTAGACATGAGATGAGACAAAGGAGAACTCCTGGCTGCAGTTCAGTTGGGGTGGGAAAGTTGCATTCTTGA
- the LOC107831467 gene encoding vacuolar fusion protein MON1 homolog isoform X2 gives MPSDSDLSDDDRKPKIGPSSNSIDQSLDAIENQLSSISVSQPESEPEFDDAKDTSPSNQDKLVNGSLNENPGAEELPRINVAEDFSSSSAMWRNNSEEMEAPSSPSSSGYAGERGSSNASSRTSGIEEEVDGEILEIGNSDSFDGVSDSQVQWLPGKRHGSEDDASISWRKRKKHFFVLSNSGKPIYSRYGDEHKLAGFSATLQAIISFVENGGDRVNLVRAGKHQVVFLVKGPIYLVCISCTEESYQSLRVQLELLYGQMILILTKSVNRCFEKNSKFDMTPLLGGTDVVFSSLIHSFSWNPSSFLHAYTCLPLAYATRQAAGAILQDVADSGVLFAILMCKHKVISLVGAQKASLHPDDMLLLSNFVMSSESFRTSESFSPICLPRYNPMAFLHAYVQYLDVDTYLILLTTSSDAFHHLKDCRVRIEKVLLESNVLGEAQRSMVDGGMRVEDLPTDHGSQSGAVSPHLGQPGHTRESSDRFSEAFIGVGGPAGLWHFMYRSIYLDQYVSSEFSSPVNNRQQQKRLYRAYQKLYASMHDKGVGPHKTQFRRDENYVLLCWVTQDFELYAAFDPLADKALAIKTCNRVCQWIKNIENEIFLLGASPFSW, from the exons ATGCCTTCCGACTCTGACTTATCGGACGATGATCGGAAACCTAAGATTGGACCTAGCTCCAACTCTATTGATCAGTCCTTGGACGCCATCGAGAATCAATTGTCCTCAATTTCAGTCAGTCAACCCGAATCCGAACCCGAATTCGATGATGCCAAGGATACTTCGCCATCCAATCAGGATAAGCTCGTGAATGGATCGTTGAATGAGAATCCCGGAGCTGAAGAGCTGCCTCGTATCAATGTGGCGGAAGACTTTAGCTCTTCGAGTGCCATGTGGAGGAACAATTCGGAAGAAATGGAGGCGCCGTCAAGTCCTAGTAGTAGTGGCTATGCGGGTGAAAGAGGGAGTAGTAACGCCAGTAGTAGGACCTCTGGCATTGAGGAGGAGGTCGATGGTGAGATTCTCGAAATTGGGAATAGTGATTCTTTTGACGGAGTTTCCGACTCTCAAGTGCAATGGCTTCCTGGGAAACGCCACGGCAGTGAG GATGATGCTTCTATTTCatggagaaaaagaaagaagcacTTCTTTGTCTTGAGTAACTCAGGAAAACCGATATACTCAAG ATATGGAGATGAACACAAGCTTGCTGGATTCTCTGCCACCTTGCAGGCCATCATTTCATTTGTGGAGAATGG GGGTGATCGAGTCAACTTGGTCAGAGCCGGGAAACACCAG GTTGTATTTCTTGTGAAAGGACCTATTTACTTGGTTTGCATAAGCTGTACAGAAGAGTCATATCAGTCATTGAGGGTACAACTAGAGCTCCTCTATGGTCAG ATGATACTTATTCTTACGAAGTCTGTGAATAGATGTTTCGAGAAGAACTCTAAATTTGATATGACTCCTTTGCTTGGAGGAACGGACGTTGTCTTCTCTTCTCTAATCCATTCGTTCAGTTG GAACCCATCTAGTTTTCTCCATGCTTACACATGTCTTCCACTTGCTTATGCGACAAGGCAAGCTGCTGGTGCCATCTTGCAAGATGTAGCTGACTCAGGGGTCTTGTTTGCCATATTAATGTGTAAACACAAG GTTATCAGTCTTGTTGGTGCACAGAAAGCATCGCTTCACCCTGATGATATGCTATTGCTCTCCAACTTTGTTATGTCTTCTGAATCATTTAG GACATCAGAATCCTTCTCACCGATTTGCTTACCAAGATACAACCCCATGGCATTTCTACATGCTTATGTGCAGTACCTTGAT GTTGACACATATTTAATATTGCTTACTACAAGTTCAGATGCCTTTCATCATCTTAAAGATTGCAG GGTTCGTATTGAAAAGGTACTTCTGGAGTCCAATGTACTTGGTGAAGCTCAAAGATCCATGGTTGATGGTGGCATGCGTGTTGAGGATTTACCTACTGATCATGGTTCTCAGTCCGGAGCAGTCTCCCCTCATCTGGGTCAGCCTGGACATACTAGAGAGTCATCAGACAGATTTTCTGAAGCATTCATAGGTGTTGGTGGTCCTGCTGGACTTTGGCATTTTATGTATCGAAGTATTTATCTTGACCAGTATGTGTCGTCCGAGTTTTCCTCaccagtaaataatagacaaCAGCAGAAAAG GTTGTATAGAGCTTACCAGAAGCTTTATGCATCCATGCATGATAAAGGAGTTGGACCTCACAAAACTCAGTTCAGAAGGGATGAAAATTATG
- the LOC107818977 gene encoding putative carbohydrate esterase At4g34215, translating into MASAPETEAFTPEDIFILSGQSNMSGRGGVDKHNHWDAIVPPECCSDPAKIFRLSAHLNWEMACEPLHHDIDTKKTCGIGPGMSFANAIKDKMGAIGLVPCAVGGTALKEWGKGTHLYENMIKRARAAMHQGGKIKALLWYQGESDTLFKHRVETYKANMEKLIHNVRADLYMPFLPIIQVAIASGEGKYIEEIRRAQKRIDLPNVVCIDAMGLQLKEDKLHLTSEAQVKLGQMFADAYLTHFAATKHSSVHSSVKRSFFCCCLN; encoded by the exons ATGGCCTCCGCCCCAGAAACTGAAGCTTTTACCCCTGAAGACATATTCATCCTCTCCGGCCAAAGTAACATGTCTGGTCGTGGCGGAGTAGATAAGCATAATCATTGGGATGCAATTGTTCCACCTGAGTGCTGTTCTGATCCTGCCAAAATTTTCCGCCTTAGTGCACACCTCAACTGGGAGATGGCATGTGAACCACTTCACCATGATATTGATACGAAAAAGACCTGTGGTATAGGACCTGGAATGTCATTTGCAAATGCAATTAAGGACAAAATGGGAGCTATTGGCCTGGTGCCATGTGCCGTAGGTGGAACTGCGTTAAAGGAGTGGGGAAAAGGGACACACTTGTATGAGAACATGATAAAGAGAGCCAGAGCTGCCATGCATCAAGGTGGAAAAATTAAAGCATTGCTTTGGTACCAAGGTGAGAGTGATACATTATTCAAGCATCGTGTCGAGACCTATAAAGCTAATATGGAGAAGTTAATACATAATGTCCGTGCTGATTTATATATGCCCTTTCTGCCAATTATTCAG GTAGCAATTGCATCAGGAGAGGGAAAGTATATTGAAGAGATAAGACGAGCACAAAAGAGGATTGACCTCCCAAATGTTGTTTGTATCGATGCCATGGGATTGCAACTCAAGGAAGATAAACTCCATTTAACGAGTGAGGCTCAGGTCAAACTAGGTCAAATGTTTGCTGATGCATACCTTACTCACTTTGCAGCCACAAAGCATTCTTCTGTTCACTCGTCAGTGAAACGATCCTTCTTTTGCTGTTGCCTTAACTAG
- the LOC107831467 gene encoding vacuolar fusion protein MON1 homolog isoform X1, producing the protein MPSDSDLSDDDRKPKIGPSSNSIDQSLDAIENQLSSISVSQPESEPEFDDAKDTSPSNQDKLVNGSLNENPGAEELPRINVAEDFSSSSAMWRNNSEEMEAPSSPSSSGYAGERGSSNASSRTSGIEEEVDGEILEIGNSDSFDGVSDSQVQWLPGKRHGSEDDASISWRKRKKHFFVLSNSGKPIYSRYGDEHKLAGFSATLQAIISFVENGGDRVNLVRAGKHQVVFLVKGPIYLVCISCTEESYQSLRVQLELLYGQMILILTKSVNRCFEKNSKFDMTPLLGGTDVVFSSLIHSFSWNPSSFLHAYTCLPLAYATRQAAGAILQDVADSGVLFAILMCKHKVISLVGAQKASLHPDDMLLLSNFVMSSESFRTSESFSPICLPRYNPMAFLHAYVQYLDVDTYLILLTTSSDAFHHLKDCRVRIEKVLLESNVLGEAQRSMVDGGMRVEDLPTDHGSQSGAVSPHLGQPGHTRESSDRFSEAFIGVGGPAGLWHFMYRSIYLDQYVSSEFSSPVNNRQQQKRLYRAYQKLYASMHDKGVGPHKTQFRRDENYVLLCWVTQDFELYAAFDPLADKVLLFAFSSKPVVCPSVILNVTFIYSLSTNHFYGVI; encoded by the exons ATGCCTTCCGACTCTGACTTATCGGACGATGATCGGAAACCTAAGATTGGACCTAGCTCCAACTCTATTGATCAGTCCTTGGACGCCATCGAGAATCAATTGTCCTCAATTTCAGTCAGTCAACCCGAATCCGAACCCGAATTCGATGATGCCAAGGATACTTCGCCATCCAATCAGGATAAGCTCGTGAATGGATCGTTGAATGAGAATCCCGGAGCTGAAGAGCTGCCTCGTATCAATGTGGCGGAAGACTTTAGCTCTTCGAGTGCCATGTGGAGGAACAATTCGGAAGAAATGGAGGCGCCGTCAAGTCCTAGTAGTAGTGGCTATGCGGGTGAAAGAGGGAGTAGTAACGCCAGTAGTAGGACCTCTGGCATTGAGGAGGAGGTCGATGGTGAGATTCTCGAAATTGGGAATAGTGATTCTTTTGACGGAGTTTCCGACTCTCAAGTGCAATGGCTTCCTGGGAAACGCCACGGCAGTGAG GATGATGCTTCTATTTCatggagaaaaagaaagaagcacTTCTTTGTCTTGAGTAACTCAGGAAAACCGATATACTCAAG ATATGGAGATGAACACAAGCTTGCTGGATTCTCTGCCACCTTGCAGGCCATCATTTCATTTGTGGAGAATGG GGGTGATCGAGTCAACTTGGTCAGAGCCGGGAAACACCAG GTTGTATTTCTTGTGAAAGGACCTATTTACTTGGTTTGCATAAGCTGTACAGAAGAGTCATATCAGTCATTGAGGGTACAACTAGAGCTCCTCTATGGTCAG ATGATACTTATTCTTACGAAGTCTGTGAATAGATGTTTCGAGAAGAACTCTAAATTTGATATGACTCCTTTGCTTGGAGGAACGGACGTTGTCTTCTCTTCTCTAATCCATTCGTTCAGTTG GAACCCATCTAGTTTTCTCCATGCTTACACATGTCTTCCACTTGCTTATGCGACAAGGCAAGCTGCTGGTGCCATCTTGCAAGATGTAGCTGACTCAGGGGTCTTGTTTGCCATATTAATGTGTAAACACAAG GTTATCAGTCTTGTTGGTGCACAGAAAGCATCGCTTCACCCTGATGATATGCTATTGCTCTCCAACTTTGTTATGTCTTCTGAATCATTTAG GACATCAGAATCCTTCTCACCGATTTGCTTACCAAGATACAACCCCATGGCATTTCTACATGCTTATGTGCAGTACCTTGAT GTTGACACATATTTAATATTGCTTACTACAAGTTCAGATGCCTTTCATCATCTTAAAGATTGCAG GGTTCGTATTGAAAAGGTACTTCTGGAGTCCAATGTACTTGGTGAAGCTCAAAGATCCATGGTTGATGGTGGCATGCGTGTTGAGGATTTACCTACTGATCATGGTTCTCAGTCCGGAGCAGTCTCCCCTCATCTGGGTCAGCCTGGACATACTAGAGAGTCATCAGACAGATTTTCTGAAGCATTCATAGGTGTTGGTGGTCCTGCTGGACTTTGGCATTTTATGTATCGAAGTATTTATCTTGACCAGTATGTGTCGTCCGAGTTTTCCTCaccagtaaataatagacaaCAGCAGAAAAG GTTGTATAGAGCTTACCAGAAGCTTTATGCATCCATGCATGATAAAGGAGTTGGACCTCACAAAACTCAGTTCAGAAGGGATGAAAATTATG
- the LOC107831467 gene encoding vacuolar fusion protein MON1 homolog isoform X3 yields MPSDSDLSDDDRKPKIGPSSNSIDQSLDAIENQLSSISVSQPESEPEFDDAKDTSPSNQDKLVNGSLNENPGAEELPRINVAEDFSSSSAMWRNNSEEMEAPSSPSSSGYAGERGSSNASSRTSGIEEEVDGEILEIGNSDSFDGVSDSQVQWLPGKRHGSEDDASISWRKRKKHFFVLSNSGKPIYSRYGDEHKLAGFSATLQAIISFVENGGDRVNLVRAGKHQVVFLVKGPIYLVCISCTEESYQSLRVQLELLYGQMILILTKSVNRCFEKNSKFDMTPLLGGTDVVFSSLIHSFSWNPSSFLHAYTCLPLAYATRQAAGAILQDVADSGVLFAILMCKHKVISLVGAQKASLHPDDMLLLSNFVMSSESFRTSESFSPICLPRYNPMAFLHAYVQYLDVDTYLILLTTSSDAFHHLKDCRVRIEKVLLESNVLGEAQRSMVDGGMRVEDLPTDHGSQSGAVSPHLGQPGHTRESSDRFSEAFIGVGGPAGLWHFMYRSIYLDQYVSSEFSSPVNNRQQQKRLYRAYQKLYASMHDKGVGPHKTQFRRDENYVLLCWVTQDFELYAAFDPLADKATPFYLWMRNSWASLGIETVPIQTCRRFNRP; encoded by the exons ATGCCTTCCGACTCTGACTTATCGGACGATGATCGGAAACCTAAGATTGGACCTAGCTCCAACTCTATTGATCAGTCCTTGGACGCCATCGAGAATCAATTGTCCTCAATTTCAGTCAGTCAACCCGAATCCGAACCCGAATTCGATGATGCCAAGGATACTTCGCCATCCAATCAGGATAAGCTCGTGAATGGATCGTTGAATGAGAATCCCGGAGCTGAAGAGCTGCCTCGTATCAATGTGGCGGAAGACTTTAGCTCTTCGAGTGCCATGTGGAGGAACAATTCGGAAGAAATGGAGGCGCCGTCAAGTCCTAGTAGTAGTGGCTATGCGGGTGAAAGAGGGAGTAGTAACGCCAGTAGTAGGACCTCTGGCATTGAGGAGGAGGTCGATGGTGAGATTCTCGAAATTGGGAATAGTGATTCTTTTGACGGAGTTTCCGACTCTCAAGTGCAATGGCTTCCTGGGAAACGCCACGGCAGTGAG GATGATGCTTCTATTTCatggagaaaaagaaagaagcacTTCTTTGTCTTGAGTAACTCAGGAAAACCGATATACTCAAG ATATGGAGATGAACACAAGCTTGCTGGATTCTCTGCCACCTTGCAGGCCATCATTTCATTTGTGGAGAATGG GGGTGATCGAGTCAACTTGGTCAGAGCCGGGAAACACCAG GTTGTATTTCTTGTGAAAGGACCTATTTACTTGGTTTGCATAAGCTGTACAGAAGAGTCATATCAGTCATTGAGGGTACAACTAGAGCTCCTCTATGGTCAG ATGATACTTATTCTTACGAAGTCTGTGAATAGATGTTTCGAGAAGAACTCTAAATTTGATATGACTCCTTTGCTTGGAGGAACGGACGTTGTCTTCTCTTCTCTAATCCATTCGTTCAGTTG GAACCCATCTAGTTTTCTCCATGCTTACACATGTCTTCCACTTGCTTATGCGACAAGGCAAGCTGCTGGTGCCATCTTGCAAGATGTAGCTGACTCAGGGGTCTTGTTTGCCATATTAATGTGTAAACACAAG GTTATCAGTCTTGTTGGTGCACAGAAAGCATCGCTTCACCCTGATGATATGCTATTGCTCTCCAACTTTGTTATGTCTTCTGAATCATTTAG GACATCAGAATCCTTCTCACCGATTTGCTTACCAAGATACAACCCCATGGCATTTCTACATGCTTATGTGCAGTACCTTGAT GTTGACACATATTTAATATTGCTTACTACAAGTTCAGATGCCTTTCATCATCTTAAAGATTGCAG GGTTCGTATTGAAAAGGTACTTCTGGAGTCCAATGTACTTGGTGAAGCTCAAAGATCCATGGTTGATGGTGGCATGCGTGTTGAGGATTTACCTACTGATCATGGTTCTCAGTCCGGAGCAGTCTCCCCTCATCTGGGTCAGCCTGGACATACTAGAGAGTCATCAGACAGATTTTCTGAAGCATTCATAGGTGTTGGTGGTCCTGCTGGACTTTGGCATTTTATGTATCGAAGTATTTATCTTGACCAGTATGTGTCGTCCGAGTTTTCCTCaccagtaaataatagacaaCAGCAGAAAAG GTTGTATAGAGCTTACCAGAAGCTTTATGCATCCATGCATGATAAAGGAGTTGGACCTCACAAAACTCAGTTCAGAAGGGATGAAAATTATG